ATTAGGGTGACCGCATGACCGCCTGGGACGACCTGACCGGCCAGGACGCCGCCATCGCCGCGCTGCGTAGCGCGGCCGCCGAGGGCTCCGAGTCGATGACACACTCGTGGTTGGTCACCGGCCCGCCGGGCTCTGGTCGGTCGAACCTTGCCTACGCGTTCGCCGCCGAGCTGCTCGGGGGCGCCACCGATCCGCGGGTCGCCGCGCAGGTCGACGCGCGCAGCCACCCCGACCTGGCCGTGCTCGCGACCGACCGCGTCATCATCTCGATCGACGAGGTGCGGCACCTCGTCGCCCAGAGTCAGTTCTCGCCGTCGGTGGCCCCATACCGCGTCATCGTGATCGAAGACGCCGACCGCATGACGGAGCGCACCTCGAACGTGCTGCTGAAGGCGCTCGAGGAGCCGCCGCCGCGCACCGTGTGGATCCTGTGCGCGCCCAACGCAGCCGACCTGATCCCGACCATTCGCTCGCGCGTGCGCACCGTCCGGCTGCGCGTGCCGACCGTCGCCGAAGTCGCCGCCCTGCTCGAACGTCGCGACGGCATCCCCGCCGACCTCGCCTCGCGGGCCGCCCGCGAGGCGCAAAGCCACATCGGCATGGCCCACCGGCTTGCCACCGATCAGGATGCTCGTGAGCGCCGGGCGCGCAGCCTCGACATCGCGCTCGGCGTCGGCTCCGTCTCCGGCGCCGTCCTCGCCGCCGAGCAGCTCGTGGCCGTCGCGACCGACGACGCCAAGGCGCTCACGATCGAGCGTGATCAGGTCGAGCGCGAGGCCGCACTGAAGTCGCTCGGCATCGAGCCGGGCGGAACGGTTCCCCCAGCCCTGCGGTCGCAGTTGAAGGCCCTCGAAGAAGACCAAAAGCGCCGGGCCACGCGCTCCGTGCGCGACGGCATCGACCGTGTGCTCGTTGACCTCACGTCGCTGTACCGCGACATTTTGACCGTGCAGCTCGGGGCCGGGGTCGACCTGGTGAACGAGGCGATCCGCGACCGCATTGTGGAGGCAGCACGAGCATCCACCCCCGAGCGGATGCTCGCGGCGCTCGACGCCATCGCCCTCGCCCGACGCCGCATCGAGGGCAACATGCCGCCCGCGATGGCACTCGAGGCCATGCTGATCTCGGCGAGCGGCAGGGTGCCGGCGCTAGGCTCGCCCGCGTGACGCGTCGCCGACTCTCCCTCGTTTCCGCCCTCGTGGCGTCGGTTCTGCTGCTGGGTGGCTGCACCCCCGGGCTGCTGTCGGACTTGCTTGGGCAGGGCGAGCAGTCGACGCCCACCGGCGAAGAGGTCGAGGCGGCGCTCGCCGAATACTACGAGCAGCGTGTCACGTGGAGCGACTGCGGCGGAGGGGCCCAGTGCGCGACCGCGATCGCTCCGCTCGACTGGAACAACCCCGGCGAGGGCGACGACGTCGAGCTCGCGCTCGTGCGACACCGCGCGACCGGTGACCGCATCGGCTCGCTCTTCGTGAACCCCGGAGGGCCCGGGGCCTCCGGCTTCGACTTCATCCGCGACAGCGTCGATTTCGCTGTGGGGGAGGCCCTGCGCGAGGGGTACGACATCGTCGGGTGGGATCCGCGCGGTGTCGGCCGCTCGAGCGCCGTGAGCTGTTTCGACGACCCCGCAGACATGGACGCCTTCCTGTTCGGCATCCCCGAGAACGAGGTCGGCACGGACGCGTGGATCGCCGAGGTGACCGCCTCGTCGCAGAACTTCGCGGCCGCCTGCGCTGAGAACACCGGTCCGCTCCTCGGCTTCGTCGACACCGACTCGACCGTGCAGGACCTCGACCTGCTGCGCGCCGTTCTCGGCGACCAGCAGTTGCACTACCTCGGCTACTCGTACGGCACCGAGATCGGCGCCCGCTACGCCGACCGCTAC
The sequence above is a segment of the Microcella alkaliphila genome. Coding sequences within it:
- a CDS encoding DNA polymerase III subunit delta', yielding MTAWDDLTGQDAAIAALRSAAAEGSESMTHSWLVTGPPGSGRSNLAYAFAAELLGGATDPRVAAQVDARSHPDLAVLATDRVIISIDEVRHLVAQSQFSPSVAPYRVIVIEDADRMTERTSNVLLKALEEPPPRTVWILCAPNAADLIPTIRSRVRTVRLRVPTVAEVAALLERRDGIPADLASRAAREAQSHIGMAHRLATDQDARERRARSLDIALGVGSVSGAVLAAEQLVAVATDDAKALTIERDQVEREAALKSLGIEPGGTVPPALRSQLKALEEDQKRRATRSVRDGIDRVLVDLTSLYRDILTVQLGAGVDLVNEAIRDRIVEAARASTPERMLAALDAIALARRRIEGNMPPAMALEAMLISASGRVPALGSPA